The sequence below is a genomic window from Dehalococcoidales bacterium.
TAAGATCATTGCTGAACTAGCCTTAGATCTCGGCTATTAGGGGAACAAATCACTCGCTATACTGGCAAAAACTAGAATAGATCGCGATGTAAAAGAATGAGGGTGTACTAATGACTTCATGAAACAGCGTGATCTTAAAGCATTAGAAAACTTGTCTGCCGATAAATGGAACGTAACTAGGTTACGCACATTTTAATCACTATAAATGAATAGGGAAGGAGCAGAGATGCAACTAAATGAACTAGAAAACGAATTTGCGTTGGTAGGTTCTACACTTATTGATGGCTCTGGTGCTGAAGTCAAACAAGATGCTGTAGTGGCTGTTAAAGATGGAGTCATTAAACATGTAGGTGGTAGGGATTCAGTACAACTAGACCAGGGCGTACAGCAGGTTGATGTATCGGGGAAATTCATTATGCCCGGTTTGATCAATTGCCATGTTCATTTCTTGGGTTGTGTCAGTGAATACTATGTAGAGTGGATGACCGAGCCTAATGAAATACAAGCTATAAGAACCGTGAATGAGGCGCGTAAGATGTTAGAGTGGGGATTCACTACTGTGAGAGACTGTGGTTCGAGGTATTCACTTGCCCTTAAAAGAGCAATTGATGAAGGTTCTGCAATTGGCCCAAGAATTGTCTCGTCAGGACTCGGCATTTCTAGGACCGGTGGACATGGAGACTTACCTAGAAACATCTGGGCCCTAGATGATGAGTTTATTGATCATGTGCATCCTTGGGCTCTCCGGGCTAACGGGACAGATGATATACGTAAGAAAGTTCGCAGGCTTATTAGTCAGGGAGTCGACATGATAAAATTCTGGGCAACTGGCGGTGGCTACTGGGAAAAAGACAATTACAAACACCTTCATTTTACCCTCGATGAAATGCAAGTGAT
It includes:
- a CDS encoding amidohydrolase family protein; the encoded protein is MQLNELENEFALVGSTLIDGSGAEVKQDAVVAVKDGVIKHVGGRDSVQLDQGVQQVDVSGKFIMPGLINCHVHFLGCVSEYYVEWMTEPNEIQAIRTVNEARKMLEWGFTTVRDCGSRYSLALKRAIDEGSAIGPRIVSSGLGISRTGGHGDLPRNIWALDDEFIDHVHPWALRANGTDDIRKKVRRLISQGVDMIKFWATGGGYWEKDNYKHLHFTLDEMQVICDEAHELDLRVGVHSKNFRSHKRVIEAGVDVIDHFYFCEGEEVDDEIIEKMLDNNIAFVPMCSIYLVEIEKGVGEWAVPKIPENNIRSWQRAYRNGVKLAMGTDSFTEGITPRGSYDIKELKRMVDILGLTPMESIVASTKVAAEACGIQDSVGTIEKGKLADLLILRENPIDNIGSLEKMDNILNVVKGGKLVR